The region CGATGTGGATATGGACCGGCGCATCGCCGGGCAAGCCGTCGAGCAGCGTGCGCAGCCCCGCCTCCGACACCGCGCGCAGCGAATGCGGCGCGACGCCGTAGCGCAGGCCCGCATGCTCGGGCGCGTCGCGGCGCAGGCCGTCGAGCAGCGCGAGCAAGGCCTCGGACGTGTTGATGAAGCGGCGCTGGTCGTCGCGCGGCGGCCGCGCGCCGAACCCGCTGTAGGTGTACGCGACGGGCAGCATGGTGATGCCGATGCCCGCGTCGCCCGCGGCCCCGACCACCCGCAGCGCGAGTTCCGCGGGCCGCGCATAGCGAGCGCCGTCGGGGGCGTGGTGTACGTAGTGGAACTCGCACACCGACGTATAGCCGCACTTGAGCATCTCGACGTACAGCCAGCGCGCGATCGCCGCGAGCGCATCGGGCGTGAGCCGCAGCGCGAAGCGGTACATCAGGTCGCGCCAGCTCCAGAACGTATCGGACGGATTCGCGCGATATTCGGTCAGGCCCGCCATCGCACGCTGGAATGCGTGCGAATGCAGGTTCGGCATGCCGGGCAGCAGCGGGCCGTGCGCGCGCGCGACGCCGGCGGGCGCCGTCGCATCGGGCCGCACCTCGCGCAGCGTGCCGGTCTCGTCCCAGCGCAGCAGGACATTGCGCCGCCAGCCCTCCGGCAGATAGGCATCGGCGGCGAACAGCATCGAATCGCTCATGATCATTCCTGTCGGGTCACGCGGCGGACCGCTGGTAGACGGTGACGCCGCCCTTCACGACGCGTTCGCACAAGGGCCGGCCGAACCAGTAGGCCAGCTCGGCGAGGCTCGCCACCGGCCACACCGCGAAGTCGGCCTGGCGGCCCGCGGCGAGTTGCCCGTGCCGCGCGCCCTGGCCCAGCGCCGCGGCCGCATGGCGCGTGACGCCCAGCAGCACCTCCGGCACCGTCATGCGGAACAGCGTGCAGGCGAGATTGAGCGTCAGCAGCAGCGAGGTCAGCGGCGAGGTGCCCGGGTTGTGGTCGGTCGCGAGCGCGATCGGCACCCGGTGCTTGCGCAACAGGTCGAGCGGCGGCAATTGCGTCTCGCGAATGAAGTAGTACGCGCCCGGCAGCAGCACCGCGACGGTGCCCGCGGCCTTCATGGCCTCGACGCCGGCCTCGTCGAGGAATTCGAGGTGATCGGCCGACAGCGCGCGGTAACGCGCGGCCAGCGCGGTGCCGCCGCCGTTCGACAGCTGCTCCGCATGCATCTTGACGGGCAGCCCGCGCCGGGCGGCCGCTTCGAAGACGCGCTCGCTCTGCGCGAGCGAGAAGCCGATCCGCTCGCAGAACACGTCGACCGCATCGACGAGCCCTTCGTCCGCGAGCGCCGGCAGCATCCGTTCGCACACCTCGTCGATATACGCGTCGGCGCGCCCCGCGTACTCGGGCGGCAGCGCATGCGCGCCGAGGAACGTGGTGTAGACGGCGACGGGAAAGCGTTCGCCCAGCTGCCGCGCGACGCGCAGCATCTTGCGCTCGCTCGCGAGGTCGAGCCCGTAGCCGGACTTGATCTCGATCGCCGTGACGCCCTCGGACAGCAGCGGTTGCAGGCGCGCGGCGGCCTGCGCGAACAGCTGCGCCTCGTCGGCCTCGCGCGTGGCGCGCACCGTCGAGACGATGCCGCCGCCGCGCCGCGCGACTTCCTCGTAGCTCGCGCCCGCGAGCCGCAGCGCGAATTCGTCGGCGCGCTGCCCGCCATAGATCAGGTGGGTATGGCAGTCGACCAGGCCGGGCGTGACCCAGGCGCCGCCGAGGTCTTCGTGCGGCCAGTGCGCATAGCCGTCGGGCAGCGCCGCGCGCGGCCCGAGCCAGGCAATCGTGCCGTCGCCCTGGACGGCGAGCGCCGCGTCGTCGATCGTGTCGTCGGGGTCGCCCTGCGGGCACAGCTTCAGGTTATGCCAGAGAATCGGTTTCATGCGGTCGTGCGGTTGCAGTTGGATTCACGCGCGTCACGCGGACCGCGAGCAGCGTGCCCTCGCCGCGGACCGCGCAGGACGCGTCCGCCGCCGGAGCGTCGATCCGCAGCGTATCGAACGGATACAGCGTGTACGACTCGGCGCCGCCGTCGAGCGCGACGGCCAGCTCGCCCGCGACGCAGAACAGCAGCACGGTGTCGGCGTCGAGCCGCTCGCGCGCCCCGCCGCACCAGATCGCCACGTCGCCGCGCGCCAGCTCGCGCCGCACCATCAGGTTGAAATCGCGGGTCGGCCCGTCGTGCAGTTCGGCCCGCAGCGCCATTTCGCCGGCGAACGCGAGCCGGTCGAGCGGCCGCGCGAGCACGTGGCGCGCGCCGCCCTCCTCCACGAGCGTCATGCCCGCGCCCGACAGCAGCACCAGCGTGCGATCCACGCCGTCGAAGCGCGAGAACGGCCCCGGCTGCGCGACGTCCGCGACGCTCACGCGCCAGCTGAACGCGTCGAAGGTTGTGGCGGCGGCCGATGCCGCGGCCGCGGCCGCGGGCCGGCCGTCCGGCCCGCCCGCCGCGATCTCGCGCGTCACGCCGCCGCCGTTCTTCCACGGCGTCGCGACCAGCGCCTCCGCGCGGATCAGCGTCGTAGAGGACGTGGCAGCCATGCGCTCAGCGGCCGAGCATCGGCAGCTTGAGACCGGCTTCGCGCGCGGTCTCCTGCGCGAGTTCGTAGCCGGCGTCCGCGTGGCGCATCACGCCCGTCGCGGGATCGTTGAACAGCACGCGCTCGACGCGCCGCGCCGCGGCGTCGGTGCCATCGCAGACGATCACCACGCCCGAATGCTGCGAGAAGCCCATGCCCACCCCGCCGCCATGATGCAGCGACACCCAGGTCGCGCCGCCCGCCGTATTGAGCAGCGCATTCAGCAGCGGCCAATCGCTGACGGCGTCGGAGCCGTCCTTCATCGATTCGGTCTCGCGGTTCGGGCTCGCGACCGAGCCGGTGTCGAGGTGGTCGCGGCCGATCACGACGGGCGCCTTCAGCTCGCCCGACTTGACCATCTCGTTGAACGCGAGGCCGAGACGATAGCGGTCCTTCACGCCAACCCAGCAGATCCGCGCGGGCAGGCCCTGGAACGCAATGCGTTCGCGCGCCATGTCGAGCCAGTTGTGCAGGTGCGGATCGTCCGGGATCAGTTCCTTGACCTTCGCGTCGGTCTTGTAGATGTCTTCCGGATCCCCCGACAGCGCCACCCAGCGGAACGGCCCCTTGCCTTCGCAGAACAGCGGACGGATATAGGCCGGCACGAAGCCCGGGAAGTCGAACGCGTTCTCGACCCCCATCTCGAGCGCCATCTGGCGGATGTTGTTGCCGTAGTCGAGGGTCGCCGCGCCGCGCTGCTGCAGCGTGAGCATCGCGCGCACCTGCGCGGCCATCGAGGTCTTCGCCGCATGGACGATGCAGCCCGGATCGACCTTCTGGCTCTCGCGCCACTGGTCGACGGTCCAGCCCTGCGGCAGATAGCCGTGCACCGGATCGTGCGCGCTCGTCTGGTCGGTCACGCAATCGGGCGTGATGCCGCGCGCGACGCATTCGGCGAACACGTCGGCCGCGTTGCCGAGCAGGCCGACCGACACCGGCTTGCCGGCGCGCTTCGCGTCCTCGACGATCGCGAGCGCTTCGTCGAGCGTGCGCGCCTTCTTGTCGACATAGCGGGTCTTCATGCGGAAATCGATGCGCGACTCGTCGCATTCGACGGCGATCATCGAGAAGCCCGCCATCGTCGCGGCGAGCGGCTGCGCGCCGCCCATTCCGCCGAGGCCGCCCGTCAGGATCCAGCGGCCGCTCGGGTCGCCGTTGAAATGCTGGTTCGCGACCGCGAAGAAGGTTTCGTACGTGCCCTGCACGATGCCCTGGCTGCCGATGTAGATCCAGCTGCCGGCCGTCATCTGGCCGTACATCATGAGGCCCTTGCGGTCCAGCTCGTTGAAGTGCTCCCAGTTGGCCCAGTGCGGCACCAGGTTCGAGTTCGCGAGCAGCACGCGCGGCGCGTCGGCATGCGTGCGGAACACGCCGACCGGCTTGCCCGACTGCACGAGCAGCGTCTCGTCGTCGTTCAGGTCCTTCAGCGACGCGAGGATCTGGTCGTAGCAATCCCAGTTGCGCGCCGCGCGGCCGATGCCGCCGTACACGACGAGCGCATGCGGATGCTCGGCGACCTCTGGATCGAGATTGTTCTGAATCATCCGGTAGGCCGCTTCCGTCAGCCAGCTCTTGCAGGTCTTGACGTTGCCGCGCGGCGCGCGGATCACGCGGGTGGGATCGAGGCGAGGATCGATGTGTTTCGGATGATTCATGACGGCTTGCTCCCGCAGGGAAAAAAAGACGGTTCTCAGAAATGTCCGGTGAAGCGATAACGGCTGCCCGGGTGCCACAGATTCACGACCGATGCCACGACGCCCTGCGACCAGGTTCGGCGATGCAGCACGAGACACGGCTCGGTGTCGCTCATCTCGAGGTGCTCGCGCATCGCCTTGTCCGGCGTCGCGGCCTCGATCCGGTACTCGACGCGCTGCAGCGGCGCGGCGCGCATCAGGTACTGGTTCGGCGTGACGTGCGTGAAATCCTGGTCCGCGTAGTCCGCCGCGACGGCCGGATTGACCCAGCGTTCCTCCAACTGCACGGGCTCGTCGTTCTCGTAGTGCAGCACCATCGAGCGGAAGATCCGCGCATGCAGCGCGACCTGCATCTCGTCGGCAAGCGCCTCGTCGGCCTTCATCGTGACGAGGTCGAGCACGCGCGCATGGTGCCGGTGCCCGCGCGCGTCGATCTCGTCGGAGATGCTGCGGATCGCGACCAGCGTCGATTCGTACTTGGGCCGCGCGACGAAGGTGCCCGCCCCCTGGATCCGGGTCAGCACCTGCTCGGCCGTCAGCTCGCGCAGTGCGCGATTGACGGTCATCCGCGCGACCTTGAACTCGCGCGCCAGCTCATTCTCGGACGGCACCTGATCGCCCTCCGCCCATTCGCCGGCGTGGATGCGTTCGAGGATGAAATCCTTGATTTCCTGATAGGCGGGCGTGTTCATCGCGTCACTGTTCCGATTCGAACGACAGCGGGCTGTGCGCGGCGAATGCGCCCGCCTGCACGAGACGCGCGATCGCGGCGATGTCCGGCGCGAAGTAGTGGTCGAGATCGTAGTGCGCGACCTCGGCGCGGATCGTCTTCATCACGCGGTCGAGCGCGGGGCTCGTCTCGCGCGGCGCGCGCAGGTCGACGCCCTGGGCGGCGGCGAGCAGCTCGATCGCCAGGATGTACTGGGTGTTGTCGGCGATGTCGGCGAGCTTGCGCGCGGCGAAGGTCGCCATCGACACGTG is a window of Burkholderia sp. FERM BP-3421 DNA encoding:
- a CDS encoding formimidoylglutamate deiminase — protein: MIMSDSMLFAADAYLPEGWRRNVLLRWDETGTLREVRPDATAPAGVARAHGPLLPGMPNLHSHAFQRAMAGLTEYRANPSDTFWSWRDLMYRFALRLTPDALAAIARWLYVEMLKCGYTSVCEFHYVHHAPDGARYARPAELALRVVGAAGDAGIGITMLPVAYTYSGFGARPPRDDQRRFINTSEALLALLDGLRRDAPEHAGLRYGVAPHSLRAVSEAGLRTLLDGLPGDAPVHIHIAEQTAEVDDCVAAYGARPVQWLLDRFGVDARWCLVHATHLDAAETAALARSGAVAGLCPTTEANLGDGLFPAVDYLAQGGVIGIGSDSHAAVDWRSELRLFEYGQRLARRERNVLADSAHTHVADRLYAASLHGGALASGRAVGALRVGARADWLVLDPDHPAIAEHGRETWLSGVVFAEHGDTPVFDVYTGGAQVVSARRHRDEGRAYAAYRAALAELLR
- the hutI gene encoding imidazolonepropionase, with protein sequence MKPILWHNLKLCPQGDPDDTIDDAALAVQGDGTIAWLGPRAALPDGYAHWPHEDLGGAWVTPGLVDCHTHLIYGGQRADEFALRLAGASYEEVARRGGGIVSTVRATREADEAQLFAQAAARLQPLLSEGVTAIEIKSGYGLDLASERKMLRVARQLGERFPVAVYTTFLGAHALPPEYAGRADAYIDEVCERMLPALADEGLVDAVDVFCERIGFSLAQSERVFEAAARRGLPVKMHAEQLSNGGGTALAARYRALSADHLEFLDEAGVEAMKAAGTVAVLLPGAYYFIRETQLPPLDLLRKHRVPIALATDHNPGTSPLTSLLLTLNLACTLFRMTVPEVLLGVTRHAAAALGQGARHGQLAAGRQADFAVWPVASLAELAYWFGRPLCERVVKGGVTVYQRSAA
- a CDS encoding HutD/Ves family protein: MAATSSTTLIRAEALVATPWKNGGGVTREIAAGGPDGRPAAAAAASAAATTFDAFSWRVSVADVAQPGPFSRFDGVDRTLVLLSGAGMTLVEEGGARHVLARPLDRLAFAGEMALRAELHDGPTRDFNLMVRRELARGDVAIWCGGARERLDADTVLLFCVAGELAVALDGGAESYTLYPFDTLRIDAPAADASCAVRGEGTLLAVRVTRVNPTATARPHETDSLA
- the hutU gene encoding urocanate hydratase codes for the protein MNHPKHIDPRLDPTRVIRAPRGNVKTCKSWLTEAAYRMIQNNLDPEVAEHPHALVVYGGIGRAARNWDCYDQILASLKDLNDDETLLVQSGKPVGVFRTHADAPRVLLANSNLVPHWANWEHFNELDRKGLMMYGQMTAGSWIYIGSQGIVQGTYETFFAVANQHFNGDPSGRWILTGGLGGMGGAQPLAATMAGFSMIAVECDESRIDFRMKTRYVDKKARTLDEALAIVEDAKRAGKPVSVGLLGNAADVFAECVARGITPDCVTDQTSAHDPVHGYLPQGWTVDQWRESQKVDPGCIVHAAKTSMAAQVRAMLTLQQRGAATLDYGNNIRQMALEMGVENAFDFPGFVPAYIRPLFCEGKGPFRWVALSGDPEDIYKTDAKVKELIPDDPHLHNWLDMARERIAFQGLPARICWVGVKDRYRLGLAFNEMVKSGELKAPVVIGRDHLDTGSVASPNRETESMKDGSDAVSDWPLLNALLNTAGGATWVSLHHGGGVGMGFSQHSGVVIVCDGTDAAARRVERVLFNDPATGVMRHADAGYELAQETAREAGLKLPMLGR
- the hutC gene encoding histidine utilization repressor, with product MNTPAYQEIKDFILERIHAGEWAEGDQVPSENELAREFKVARMTVNRALRELTAEQVLTRIQGAGTFVARPKYESTLVAIRSISDEIDARGHRHHARVLDLVTMKADEALADEMQVALHARIFRSMVLHYENDEPVQLEERWVNPAVAADYADQDFTHVTPNQYLMRAAPLQRVEYRIEAATPDKAMREHLEMSDTEPCLVLHRRTWSQGVVASVVNLWHPGSRYRFTGHF